From the Bacillus tuaregi genome, one window contains:
- a CDS encoding diacylglycerol/lipid kinase family protein: protein MEKYYFIINEAAGNGKAKQNWEMIKAELDRRNIPYDYFFSEYPRHPEKIARDIAQSEKEKIAAIIAVGGDGTIHEVMNGLQGYSYIKIGFIPAGSGNDFARGFLIPKDPNRALDFILIEDSTIGVDAGAYQLNENEKERLFINNLGVGFDAEVSLAANQSRMKKWFNKLGIGRFTYVVALIKTAITYKPNDVMLTIDHEIKHIPKVWFITISNQTYYGGGMKISPAAKPNDGLLNITVVHQLSKIKLLFIFISVFFGKHTKFKEVKMLSGKNITINSHEPMKVHTDGEMAGESPVKIKVKPSYFQVFSKL, encoded by the coding sequence CTGGAAAAATACTACTTTATCATCAATGAAGCAGCAGGGAATGGAAAAGCGAAGCAAAACTGGGAAATGATAAAGGCTGAACTAGATAGAAGGAATATTCCATACGATTATTTCTTTTCGGAATATCCAAGGCATCCAGAGAAAATCGCTAGGGATATTGCTCAATCCGAAAAAGAGAAGATAGCAGCCATCATCGCAGTAGGGGGAGACGGCACCATACATGAAGTGATGAATGGTCTTCAAGGTTATTCATATATCAAAATCGGCTTCATACCAGCCGGATCTGGTAATGATTTCGCACGAGGATTTCTCATTCCAAAGGATCCAAACAGGGCGTTAGACTTTATTTTAATCGAGGATTCGACAATAGGTGTTGATGCAGGCGCGTATCAACTTAACGAAAATGAGAAAGAACGACTGTTTATTAATAATTTAGGAGTAGGCTTTGATGCAGAGGTCTCCCTAGCAGCCAATCAATCACGAATGAAAAAATGGTTTAATAAGCTTGGAATCGGTCGTTTTACATATGTAGTAGCACTTATAAAAACAGCGATAACCTATAAGCCCAATGATGTTATGTTAACTATCGATCATGAGATTAAACATATTCCTAAAGTTTGGTTTATCACAATCTCAAATCAAACGTATTATGGAGGGGGTATGAAAATCTCACCAGCAGCAAAACCGAATGATGGATTATTAAATATTACCGTTGTACATCAGCTTTCAAAGATTAAATTGCTTTTTATTTTTATCAGTGTATTTTTCGGTAAACATACTAAGTTTAAGGAGGTCAAAATGCTCTCTGGGAAAAATATAACCATAAATAGTCATGAACCTATGAAAGTTCACACAGATGGTGAAATGGCTGGAGAATCACCGGTAAAAATTAAAGTAAAGCCATCATATTTTCAAGTTTTTTCAAAACTATAA
- a CDS encoding DegV family protein, whose translation MKKIAWITDSTCYIDPKYAKEHNIFVVPIVITFDQVSFLDGIDITEEEFYSKLTTSRTLPKTSQPVIGELVALFEELKKEYDLGIAVHLSTELSGTANATKQAADMAGFPLELVDSRLISLPVGHLIQKGQEMIRDGISPEDTANTLRTMYPSNQLYVMIGSLEQLHKGGRVSALQMMMGSLLQIKPILTFNEGNIVPYDKVRSQKKALSYMVTRLKEDLDQGYKINKVYILEGTAKQEAHTIQEQVRSLSPEMEIIIGPLGSAIGVHAGAGTIALTWFREEQ comes from the coding sequence TTGAAAAAAATCGCGTGGATTACCGACAGCACTTGTTATATTGATCCTAAATATGCAAAGGAACACAACATTTTTGTAGTACCAATCGTTATTACGTTTGATCAAGTGAGCTTTCTAGACGGGATAGATATTACAGAAGAAGAATTTTATTCAAAGCTCACTACGTCTCGCACTCTTCCAAAAACCTCACAGCCTGTAATTGGCGAATTAGTGGCTCTTTTTGAAGAACTAAAGAAAGAATATGATTTAGGAATAGCTGTTCATTTATCCACCGAGCTTAGCGGTACAGCAAATGCAACAAAGCAAGCGGCCGATATGGCTGGCTTCCCTCTTGAGCTAGTTGATTCCAGATTAATTTCGTTACCTGTAGGTCACTTGATTCAAAAGGGCCAGGAAATGATTCGCGATGGCATCTCTCCTGAAGATACGGCCAATACATTGAGGACGATGTATCCATCGAATCAACTCTATGTCATGATTGGTTCATTAGAGCAGCTGCATAAAGGCGGCCGTGTGAGTGCGCTTCAAATGATGATGGGCAGCTTGCTGCAAATAAAGCCTATTCTTACGTTCAATGAAGGAAATATCGTACCGTATGATAAAGTTCGTTCGCAGAAAAAAGCGTTATCCTATATGGTTACACGATTAAAAGAGGATTTGGATCAAGGATATAAGATCAATAAGGTCTATATTTTAGAAGGCACTGCGAAACAAGAAGCCCATACTATTCAAGAGCAGGTCCGCTCCCTTTCTCCGGAAATGGAGATCATTATTGGTCCATTGGGATCAGCCATTGGAGTACATGCCGGGGCTGGAACAATTGCACTTACCTGGTTTAGGGAAGAACAATAA
- a CDS encoding S-layer homology domain-containing protein: MYQFKKHVVQEQENQLVISLYLDIPNVEFAAELGKSQNEHEDLEKSAKSYIKSKFPNLKNATVKIMAGGMLVSTLALGAASLSPQKAGAEANDAINPPSSVVAQEDTTGTPTGGDGDGTVGDPTDETDGDETAADPTDGTDEEDTTAGDSTDGTDDEDAIAGDPTDETDEEAAVGDTDDAAGDTVVSFKDTGGTYFTEPVEVLVEKGVVKGVNDDHFAPYREVTRAEAAAMLARALNLDTEGTVTDPGFNDVSANSDFYKTIAALADKDIISGYDDGSFKPNQKITRAELAKMIAGTFTNIEVDENAETTFTDVGQDSTFKNYIAAIHEAGITKGSTDDTFEPYKNTRRAEAATMIYRSINVDLFGQADGLVPIEDISDTAVTVNGTEFSLSNDLKELINLNNKTILEDAVVYLSTDKEDTVQKIRYLEIKNSGTEGSPLVLEGGDTVIHGPLIISGDYLSINGLTVKGDTTINGTASEVAAAATDTTTGTNITIKDSKLGAVAIKGTVNFVTEGSTITKLTIEKASTKVTLDEAAKIGNLVIPAGMSAGDIIENYDSVKQNIEKVNDEANEDAGDGDNTGTTPGDGDNNGQDPDPVFDENQFIYDVNVTEGEGNLRDLLLELNHGDYADLSEAQQTEVAKLFLVQNETTVEDGERTKGLTSVDEIEDKLGAAITTYNQLLGGVNEASDVDGMKTALGGIASLFDLTVDDAMAQKVLDSKADTGYPSVTSIMDVLQADTDDEGEDPTTDPEPDPTLDENQFIYDVNVTEGEGNLRDLLLELNHGDYADLSEAQQTEVAKLFLVQNETTVEDGERTKGLTSVDEIEDKLGAAITTYNQLLGGVNEASDVDGMKTALGGIASLFDLTVDDAMASKVLDSKGDTGYPSVTSIMDVLQADTDDEGEDPTTDTTAPELLEVTPESGTNVNLDHDKNFTLTVKAQDENLRELEVDHNLTGLPEFSVYASEENPYGSADAKKAFEEQGVIVTYNAETQTWTIDFGETVTDAIVNKGNVTFHTVLRDEAGNSKGSMDPTTADNTFTYTVTQNEAPAP, encoded by the coding sequence ATGTATCAATTTAAAAAGCATGTTGTACAAGAACAAGAAAATCAATTAGTGATTTCATTATATTTAGATATACCGAATGTAGAATTTGCAGCAGAATTAGGCAAAAGTCAAAATGAACATGAAGACTTAGAAAAAAGCGCAAAAAGCTATATAAAATCAAAATTTCCTAATTTAAAAAATGCGACGGTTAAAATCATGGCGGGGGGTATGCTTGTTTCCACATTAGCATTGGGTGCTGCCAGTCTGTCTCCACAAAAAGCGGGAGCTGAGGCTAATGATGCGATAAACCCTCCTTCATCAGTGGTAGCACAGGAGGATACGACTGGTACACCAACAGGTGGTGATGGGGATGGGACGGTCGGTGATCCTACAGATGAGACTGATGGAGATGAGACCGCTGCTGATCCTACAGATGGAACTGATGAAGAAGATACGACTGCTGGTGATTCTACAGATGGAACTGATGATGAGGATGCGATTGCTGGTGATCCTACAGATGAGACTGATGAAGAAGCGGCTGTTGGTGATACTGACGATGCAGCAGGCGATACTGTCGTATCATTCAAGGATACGGGTGGTACATATTTTACAGAACCTGTTGAGGTATTGGTTGAAAAAGGAGTTGTTAAAGGGGTTAACGATGATCACTTTGCTCCATACAGAGAAGTTACAAGAGCAGAAGCAGCCGCTATGTTAGCTCGTGCGTTAAATCTTGATACGGAAGGAACTGTTACCGATCCAGGCTTCAATGATGTTTCAGCTAATAGTGATTTTTACAAGACGATTGCCGCTCTAGCAGATAAAGATATTATTTCTGGTTACGATGATGGTTCCTTTAAGCCAAATCAAAAAATCACAAGGGCAGAGCTTGCCAAAATGATTGCTGGAACCTTTACAAATATAGAAGTAGATGAAAATGCAGAAACAACCTTTACAGATGTTGGTCAGGATTCAACCTTTAAAAATTATATTGCCGCGATTCATGAAGCGGGTATTACAAAAGGTAGCACAGACGATACCTTTGAACCTTACAAAAATACAAGAAGAGCGGAAGCTGCCACGATGATTTACCGCTCTATCAATGTGGATTTGTTCGGTCAAGCTGACGGTCTTGTTCCGATTGAAGATATAAGCGACACAGCTGTTACCGTAAATGGTACCGAATTTAGTTTATCTAATGACTTGAAAGAACTGATAAATCTAAACAACAAAACTATTTTAGAAGATGCCGTTGTCTATCTGTCGACAGATAAAGAGGATACGGTTCAAAAAATACGATATTTAGAAATTAAAAATTCAGGTACAGAAGGTTCTCCTTTAGTCCTAGAGGGAGGAGACACAGTCATCCATGGACCATTAATCATTAGTGGTGATTATTTATCGATTAATGGTTTAACGGTAAAAGGCGATACCACCATTAATGGTACTGCTTCAGAAGTTGCAGCAGCTGCTACAGACACGACAACGGGCACCAATATCACCATTAAAGATTCTAAGCTTGGAGCAGTAGCAATTAAAGGTACGGTTAATTTTGTAACAGAGGGTTCAACGATTACAAAGTTAACGATTGAAAAGGCAAGTACAAAAGTAACCCTTGACGAAGCAGCTAAGATAGGCAATTTAGTCATTCCTGCAGGGATGTCAGCAGGTGACATTATTGAAAATTATGATTCGGTCAAACAAAATATTGAAAAAGTAAATGATGAGGCTAATGAAGATGCTGGAGATGGTGATAACACCGGTACTACACCAGGTGATGGAGATAATAACGGACAGGATCCAGACCCAGTCTTTGATGAAAATCAATTTATATACGATGTAAATGTAACGGAAGGAGAAGGGAACCTAAGAGATTTATTGCTGGAGCTTAATCATGGGGATTATGCTGACTTATCTGAGGCACAACAAACCGAAGTGGCAAAATTATTTTTAGTGCAAAATGAAACGACTGTTGAAGATGGTGAACGTACAAAAGGCTTGACGTCTGTTGATGAGATTGAAGACAAGCTTGGTGCTGCCATCACAACGTATAACCAGCTCTTAGGTGGAGTGAACGAAGCTTCCGATGTAGATGGAATGAAAACAGCCTTAGGAGGTATCGCTTCGTTATTTGATTTAACGGTAGATGATGCAATGGCACAAAAGGTATTAGATAGTAAAGCAGATACTGGTTATCCTTCCGTTACGTCAATCATGGATGTGCTGCAAGCAGATACTGATGATGAGGGAGAAGATCCAACAACGGATCCAGAACCAGATCCGACCCTTGATGAAAATCAATTTATATACGATGTAAATGTAACGGAAGGAGAAGGGAACCTAAGAGATTTATTGCTGGAGCTTAATCATGGGGATTATGCTGACTTATCTGAGGCACAACAAACCGAAGTGGCAAAATTATTTTTAGTGCAAAATGAAACGACTGTTGAAGATGGTGAACGTACAAAAGGCTTGACGTCTGTTGATGAGATTGAAGACAAGCTTGGTGCTGCCATCACAACGTATAACCAGCTCTTAGGTGGAGTGAACGAAGCTTCCGATGTAGATGGAATGAAAACAGCCTTAGGGGGTATCGCTTCGTTATTTGATCTAACGGTAGATGATGCAATGGCATCGAAGGTATTGGATAGTAAAGGAGATACTGGTTATCCTTCCGTTACGTCAATCATGGATGTGCTGCAAGCAGATACTGATGATGAGGGAGAAGATCCAACAACGGATACAACCGCTCCAGAATTATTAGAGGTAACACCAGAAAGTGGAACCAATGTAAACTTAGATCACGATAAAAACTTTACACTCACTGTAAAAGCACAAGATGAAAATTTGCGTGAATTAGAAGTTGACCACAACCTGACGGGCTTACCGGAGTTTAGCGTCTATGCGAGTGAAGAAAATCCATATGGTTCTGCCGATGCTAAAAAAGCTTTTGAAGAACAAGGTGTAATTGTCACTTATAATGCAGAGACACAAACATGGACCATTGATTTTGGTGAAACCGTGACAGATGCTATCGTGAACAAAGGCAATGTCACGTTCCACACGGTTCTAAGAGACGAGGCTGGAAATAGTAAGGGCAGCATGGACCCAACCACAGCGGATAATACGTTTACTTATACCGTAACTCAAAATGAAGCTCCGGCCCCATAA
- a CDS encoding S1C family serine protease, translating to MDQHEQDEEKKYGEEPPIEDFLPNEEDVILRKKQKKRKSLLVKLVSIGLVLALLISFNQVWPQVFNLPSIKFLQKSNQLSKQEDIKKYKEAVVTIQDPYTKGTGFNVSEDGFIITNRHVVEDMNPISVIFPQGDVLEASIVQMDSELDLAFLKVDGNNLPFLTLSKPEKWTTHDHIYVIGNPLFHNQIVNEGNILEESNRNHLLMISAPIYKGNSGSPVIGLHGEAIGVVYAKTLDDGTGLAIPVEAFFEKIPQNQGVSIGK from the coding sequence ATGGATCAGCATGAGCAGGATGAAGAAAAGAAATATGGCGAGGAACCACCTATAGAGGATTTTTTACCGAATGAAGAGGATGTCATTTTACGTAAAAAACAGAAAAAACGGAAATCCTTATTGGTAAAACTTGTTTCAATCGGATTGGTATTAGCCTTATTGATTAGCTTTAATCAAGTATGGCCGCAGGTATTTAATCTCCCCTCGATTAAATTTCTACAAAAATCTAATCAATTATCTAAACAGGAGGATATCAAGAAATACAAGGAGGCCGTTGTCACGATTCAAGATCCTTATACAAAGGGGACGGGTTTTAATGTGTCAGAAGATGGCTTTATTATCACCAATCGACATGTGGTAGAGGACATGAATCCGATTAGCGTTATTTTTCCACAGGGGGATGTATTAGAAGCCTCTATCGTTCAGATGGATTCTGAGCTTGATTTAGCCTTCCTAAAGGTGGATGGCAACAATTTACCGTTTCTGACTTTAAGCAAGCCTGAAAAATGGACCACACACGATCACATCTACGTAATTGGCAACCCGCTTTTCCATAATCAAATTGTAAACGAAGGAAATATATTGGAGGAATCCAATCGTAATCATTTACTGATGATTTCTGCGCCTATATACAAAGGAAACAGTGGAAGCCCCGTGATTGGTTTACATGGAGAAGCAATAGGAGTCGTTTATGCCAAAACGTTAGATGACGGTACAGGTCTTGCGATACCAGTGGAAGCCTTTTTCGAGAAAATCCCTCAGAATCAGGGTGTCTCAATTGGAAAGTAA
- the dacB gene encoding D-alanyl-D-alanine carboxypeptidase/D-alanyl-D-alanine endopeptidase, with the protein MNRNIWLKGIWVKGYIIIALILLSLTMHNADSAQAADPFLPVAAEIDELVKDSRLKGSITGISIRKAESGEIVYSKNGDIRLHPASNMKLLTAAAALERLGADYQFSTELWTNGRVRGTILDGNLYLKGKGDPTLMKEDLDHFAEALRAKGITQIKGNLIADDSWYDSIRLSQDLNWSDEAFHTGAQVSALTLSPNQDYDAGTVLLEITPGDKNGNLGSIQVTPKNKYVTIINKTKTVADKEISRVTFERIHGTNTIMVEGTISKNSKPIKKWAAVWEPTEFVLEIFKDSLEENGITFTGKALLGVTPKKAERLALKRSIPLKQLLIPFMKLSNNGHAEMLTKEMGKMVYDNGSWESGLQVIEETLAEWGLNEKTIQIRDGSGMSHKNMIPANELSQLLYTVQRKSWFPEFEKCLPLAGHPDKLIGGTLRNRLKAEPTNGKVRAKTGSISGVSTLSGYMTAKSGQRYIFSIMMNNVLAPSVTDMEDQIVRALAEG; encoded by the coding sequence ATGAACAGGAATATTTGGCTAAAAGGCATTTGGGTCAAAGGCTACATAATAATTGCTCTGATACTCTTAAGTTTAACCATGCATAATGCGGATTCAGCTCAGGCTGCCGATCCTTTTTTACCAGTAGCGGCGGAAATAGATGAGCTTGTAAAGGACTCGAGACTTAAGGGATCCATAACAGGAATAAGTATAAGAAAAGCGGAGAGCGGTGAGATTGTCTATTCCAAAAATGGTGATATTCGATTGCATCCAGCCTCTAATATGAAACTCTTGACTGCTGCAGCTGCCCTAGAAAGACTTGGTGCCGATTATCAATTTTCAACGGAATTATGGACGAATGGCAGGGTTAGGGGAACAATTCTTGATGGTAATCTGTATCTAAAGGGTAAAGGGGATCCGACCTTGATGAAGGAGGATCTTGACCATTTTGCAGAGGCATTAAGGGCAAAAGGAATTACTCAAATTAAAGGAAATCTGATAGCAGATGACAGCTGGTATGATTCTATTCGACTGTCACAGGACTTAAATTGGTCTGACGAAGCCTTTCATACAGGTGCCCAGGTTTCAGCCTTAACCCTCTCTCCTAATCAAGATTATGATGCTGGTACGGTTCTTCTTGAAATCACCCCTGGAGATAAGAACGGGAATCTGGGGAGTATTCAGGTGACCCCGAAAAATAAATATGTCACTATTATAAACAAGACAAAAACAGTTGCTGATAAGGAAATAAGCCGGGTTACCTTTGAGCGAATTCACGGAACCAACACCATCATGGTGGAAGGAACGATTTCGAAAAACAGTAAACCGATAAAAAAGTGGGCTGCCGTCTGGGAACCGACTGAGTTTGTCTTGGAGATTTTCAAGGATTCTTTAGAGGAGAATGGAATTACGTTTACAGGAAAAGCCCTATTAGGTGTTACCCCCAAGAAAGCGGAAAGGCTGGCTCTCAAAAGGTCCATCCCATTAAAACAACTTTTGATCCCCTTTATGAAGCTGAGTAATAATGGCCATGCCGAGATGTTAACAAAAGAAATGGGGAAGATGGTCTATGATAACGGCAGCTGGGAATCAGGCTTACAAGTCATTGAGGAGACGTTGGCAGAATGGGGTCTTAACGAAAAAACCATTCAAATTCGAGACGGGTCCGGAATGTCCCATAAAAACATGATTCCGGCAAATGAACTTTCCCAATTACTTTATACAGTACAGCGCAAAAGCTGGTTTCCTGAATTCGAAAAGTGTTTGCCGCTTGCTGGTCATCCGGACAAATTGATAGGAGGCACGTTAAGGAATCGTCTTAAGGCTGAGCCTACAAATGGAAAGGTAAGAGCTAAAACAGGTTCGATTTCTGGAGTTTCTACATTAAGTGGATATATGACAGCAAAGAGCGGTCAAAGATACATTTTTTCTATCATGATGAATAATGTTCTAGCTCCCTCCGTAACCGATATGGAGGATCAAATAGTAAGAGCGCTTGCTGAAGGATAA
- a CDS encoding DMT family transporter: MFQNKWAIIGMAIFCSILWGSAFPVLKVSYIELHLAANDTMAQIVFAGLRFLLAGLILLLFLFFTNRSQLLVKRSHILILVLFGIIQTAVQYFFFYNGLSKVSGMQGAILSSSGTFLAVILAHFYYRDDRMNWKKAVGMITGVAGIIAANWGQEIQFHFEWSGEGFMILSGLTSAVTTIMTKELAADIRPITLTGWQLTIGSSVLLLIGVPQLSEQSITFTPFGLGLLVYAALISSVAFALWTNILKYNKAGEMSIYSFLTPVFGTILSAIFIPGESFNLFILAAVSLVAVGILAINYQGQLLSSVKPLRRNVG, translated from the coding sequence GTGTTTCAAAATAAATGGGCAATCATCGGGATGGCGATTTTCTGTTCAATATTATGGGGAAGTGCCTTTCCCGTCCTTAAGGTTAGCTATATAGAATTACACTTAGCTGCAAATGATACAATGGCACAGATTGTATTTGCTGGACTTCGTTTTCTGTTGGCTGGACTAATTCTGCTACTGTTTTTATTCTTTACGAACCGAAGTCAATTGCTGGTGAAACGTTCGCATATTCTGATTTTAGTATTATTTGGCATCATTCAAACGGCTGTGCAGTATTTTTTCTTTTACAATGGACTGTCAAAGGTATCAGGGATGCAGGGGGCCATACTTTCCTCGAGTGGCACGTTCCTCGCTGTCATTTTAGCGCATTTTTATTATCGGGACGATCGAATGAATTGGAAAAAAGCAGTCGGTATGATAACCGGAGTCGCTGGAATCATTGCCGCTAACTGGGGACAAGAAATTCAATTCCATTTTGAATGGAGTGGAGAAGGCTTTATGATTTTATCTGGACTAACAAGTGCTGTCACAACGATTATGACAAAGGAACTAGCTGCGGATATCCGGCCAATAACCTTAACAGGCTGGCAGCTAACGATTGGTTCCTCTGTTCTATTATTAATCGGCGTTCCACAGCTTAGTGAACAGTCCATCACCTTTACACCGTTTGGTTTGGGATTGTTGGTTTATGCTGCCCTTATTTCATCGGTGGCATTTGCCCTTTGGACGAACATTCTCAAATATAATAAAGCAGGGGAAATGAGTATCTATAGCTTTTTAACACCGGTTTTTGGCACGATTCTGTCAGCAATTTTTATTCCTGGTGAAAGCTTTAATCTATTCATCCTTGCGGCAGTTTCATTGGTAGCCGTTGGAATTCTTGCGATAAATTATCAAGGACAGCTGTTAAGTTCAGTGAAACCGCTAAGGAGGAATGTCGGCTAG
- a CDS encoding DUF1292 domain-containing protein, producing MENDSLRDLVTVEDESGRQVSYEVEALFEMQGESYALLRNQDDTILMRVEEDEHGQHLVNISSASDKESLLDAYQIAVDSVPAEE from the coding sequence ATGGAGAACGATTCACTACGAGACCTTGTGACCGTTGAGGATGAGAGCGGAAGGCAAGTATCCTATGAGGTTGAAGCCTTATTTGAAATGCAGGGTGAATCCTATGCCCTATTGCGCAATCAGGATGACACGATCTTAATGAGAGTGGAAGAGGATGAACATGGACAGCATTTAGTCAACATCTCCAGCGCTTCAGATAAAGAATCTCTCTTGGATGCTTATCAAATTGCTGTGGATTCCGTTCCTGCGGAGGAATAA
- a CDS encoding DUF421 domain-containing protein encodes MYINILSDLVVGYIALFLVVKRLGKTQLSQITPFDFISALVLGELVGNTVFDDKRDTLPIVFAITVWGTLIYLTEFLTQKFRKLRYIFEGKPAILINKGKLDWKELKKNQIDIDQLQEMLRMKDVFSIQEVEYAILENNGGISVLRKSAANQPTNQDLNIQVEDRALPLTIISDGVVLENNLEKAGVTREWLQKEIKNNGLNTEKEICYAEYEPGKKLFVQTY; translated from the coding sequence TTGTACATAAATATTTTGTCGGATCTAGTCGTTGGATACATCGCATTATTTCTTGTAGTCAAACGATTAGGAAAGACCCAGCTCAGCCAAATCACGCCGTTTGATTTTATATCTGCACTAGTATTAGGAGAGCTTGTTGGTAATACGGTGTTTGATGATAAAAGGGATACACTTCCTATTGTTTTTGCTATTACCGTTTGGGGCACACTAATCTACTTAACAGAATTCCTAACACAAAAGTTTAGAAAACTACGGTATATTTTTGAAGGGAAACCTGCGATTCTTATCAATAAAGGGAAGCTGGATTGGAAAGAGCTCAAGAAAAATCAAATTGATATTGACCAGCTTCAGGAAATGCTGCGGATGAAGGATGTCTTTTCTATACAGGAGGTTGAGTATGCCATATTGGAGAATAACGGTGGAATTAGTGTTCTGCGGAAATCAGCAGCTAATCAGCCGACCAATCAGGACTTAAACATTCAAGTGGAAGATAGAGCATTGCCCTTAACGATTATTAGTGACGGTGTGGTGCTTGAAAACAACTTAGAAAAAGCAGGCGTTACCAGAGAGTGGCTGCAAAAGGAGATTAAGAATAACGGGTTAAACACGGAAAAAGAAATCTGTTATGCAGAGTATGAACCTGGTAAAAAGCTGTTTGTACAGACCTATTAG
- a CDS encoding 2-oxoacid:acceptor oxidoreductase family protein, producing the protein MTKLPKVNELGFFEIRLESIGGLGANLAGKLLSEAGVVGNGFNGLSFSSYGSEKKGSPVKGHIRFCEPYTNIRDTTPVERPHVVAIFHDALYKTLDCTSGIYPDSTILVNSMQSPDELKTLMNIDGGIMAVVDATKIALEEKTKVNTAMLGALYRILDFLDADSMRDTIRRTFEKKYPHLVESNLRTFDRGYNEVQFKTFEASPEAESKPFVRPEATLGYETQPIGGLVIDPGNSIFKDLSISRAGMLPHYHDDKCIHCAACDTACPDFCFVWEERPDKKGRPQMFLQGIDYQYCKGCLKCVHACPVEALTSEVETNDGYADANRVPHLFELVK; encoded by the coding sequence TTGACTAAGTTACCCAAAGTAAATGAATTAGGTTTTTTTGAAATTCGTCTTGAATCCATTGGTGGATTGGGAGCTAATCTGGCAGGTAAATTACTTTCTGAAGCTGGTGTCGTTGGAAATGGATTCAATGGCCTAAGCTTCTCATCCTATGGCTCTGAGAAAAAAGGTTCACCAGTAAAAGGTCATATTCGTTTTTGTGAACCCTATACCAATATTCGCGACACGACTCCTGTTGAACGACCACATGTCGTAGCGATATTCCATGATGCTCTATACAAAACACTAGATTGTACAAGCGGGATTTATCCAGACAGTACGATTCTAGTAAACTCAATGCAATCTCCTGATGAGCTTAAAACGTTAATGAATATAGACGGTGGAATTATGGCTGTTGTGGATGCAACAAAAATTGCCTTAGAAGAAAAAACAAAGGTAAACACAGCCATGCTTGGTGCCCTTTACCGCATTCTTGATTTCTTAGATGCGGATTCAATGAGAGATACGATTCGCCGTACCTTTGAGAAAAAATACCCGCATTTAGTAGAATCGAATCTTCGTACATTTGATAGAGGCTATAACGAAGTACAGTTTAAAACCTTTGAAGCAAGTCCAGAAGCTGAGTCGAAGCCATTTGTTCGTCCTGAAGCAACTCTTGGATACGAAACACAGCCAATTGGCGGGCTTGTCATTGACCCAGGAAATAGTATTTTCAAGGATTTAAGTATTTCTCGTGCAGGTATGCTGCCACATTATCATGATGATAAATGTATCCACTGTGCTGCCTGTGATACAGCCTGTCCTGACTTCTGTTTTGTTTGGGAAGAGCGTCCCGATAAAAAAGGGCGTCCACAAATGTTCCTGCAAGGAATTGACTATCAATATTGTAAAGGCTGTTTAAAATGTGTCCATGCCTGTCCGGTTGAAGCATTGACAAGTGAAGTGGAAACAAATGACGGATACGCTGATGCAAACCGCGTACCGCATTTATTCGAGCTAGTAAAATAA